The following are from one region of the Flavimobilis soli genome:
- a CDS encoding glutamyl-tRNA reductase has product MPDVNIFSFAASHHDLGLDELEELSGASGDLGQTLVEDRSHADGVVVLATCNRFEVYVDAPGDVGPGEVAALVASRVADATGLSHDDVRAALTPRTGHDAVRHLLEVASGLDSMVVGEREIAGQVRRSLGAARSRGTTSPDLERLFAHATRVSRRIEAATGLGAVGRSIVGVGLDLVGEHLGPWRLTRAVLIGTGSYAGASLAALRARGCHDVRVYSRSGRAADFARARGVAAIEPGGLVDALADADLVVSCSGRIGTVLDAAAVRTARERAAEQAERLAHAPDPTPRPLVVLDLALQRDVEADVADIDGVLLLDLANIRAHAPAAGAEPVRRAHQIVGTGVVELDQLELARRVDLAALPQIRAAHEDAAARLDAARAARAARGVEGADERRAERAARRAAAAERHARIMAAKAAARAAIVRG; this is encoded by the coding sequence GTGCCTGACGTGAACATCTTCTCCTTTGCGGCATCCCACCACGACCTGGGGCTCGACGAGCTCGAGGAGCTCAGTGGTGCCTCCGGAGACCTGGGGCAGACGCTCGTCGAAGACCGGTCCCACGCCGACGGCGTGGTCGTGCTCGCGACCTGCAACCGCTTCGAGGTCTACGTCGACGCACCCGGCGACGTCGGCCCCGGCGAGGTCGCCGCCCTCGTCGCCAGCCGCGTCGCGGACGCCACGGGCCTCTCCCACGACGACGTGCGCGCCGCGCTCACCCCACGCACCGGGCACGACGCCGTGCGGCACCTCCTGGAGGTCGCGTCAGGTCTCGACTCGATGGTCGTCGGCGAGCGGGAGATCGCCGGGCAGGTGCGCCGCTCCCTGGGCGCCGCGCGGTCGCGCGGCACGACGAGCCCCGACCTCGAGCGGCTCTTCGCCCACGCCACCCGCGTCTCGCGGCGCATCGAGGCCGCGACAGGCCTCGGTGCCGTCGGTCGTTCGATCGTCGGCGTGGGGCTCGACCTCGTCGGCGAGCACCTCGGGCCGTGGCGCCTGACGCGCGCCGTCCTCATCGGCACCGGCTCGTACGCGGGCGCGTCCCTCGCGGCGCTCCGCGCCCGCGGCTGCCACGACGTGCGCGTCTACTCGCGCTCCGGACGCGCGGCGGACTTCGCGCGCGCCCGCGGCGTCGCCGCGATCGAACCCGGTGGCCTCGTGGACGCGCTCGCCGACGCCGACCTCGTCGTCTCGTGCTCAGGCCGTATCGGCACGGTCCTCGACGCCGCCGCCGTGCGCACCGCGCGCGAGCGCGCCGCCGAGCAGGCCGAGCGGCTCGCGCACGCGCCCGACCCGACGCCGCGCCCGCTCGTCGTCCTCGACCTCGCCCTCCAGCGCGACGTCGAGGCGGACGTCGCCGACATCGACGGGGTCCTGCTGCTGGACCTCGCGAACATCCGCGCCCACGCCCCTGCGGCTGGCGCCGAACCCGTGCGGCGCGCGCACCAGATCGTCGGCACGGGCGTCGTCGAGCTCGACCAGCTCGAGCTCGCGCGACGCGTCGACCTCGCCGCCCTCCCGCAGATCCGCGCCGCCCACGAGGACGCCGCGGCCCGGCTCGACGCCGCTCGCGCCGCCCGTGCCGCCCGCGGCGTCGAGGGGGCGGACGAGCGTCGCGCAGAGCGTGCCGCCCGCCGCGCCGCAGCCGCCGAGCGGCACGCGCGGATCATGGCGGCGAAGGCTGCGGCGCGCGCAGCGATCGTGCGCGGCTGA
- a CDS encoding LGFP repeat-containing protein, which yields MNEHPVSSPPAQAPDQGRRRRQRPLGLLVALLVAVGTAIVPGSGATVAEAAKDPNTITKTPLGNFDPGNLITDEVFFTGSALSAGQVQAFLKSKVAKCAATDGPKCLKDFTTTTKSVPKNAYCKAYKGAKNEKASAIIAKVGKACGVSPKVLLVLLQKEQSLVTSTAPTQRQYDFATGFACPDDGGCNPENAGFFNQVYGAARQFQRYAVAKDVYSWRPAGKVHEIQYHPNTSCGTQTVLIKNKATAGLYYYTPYVPNAAALKDLNGNGDLSNKNTPNCSSFGNRNFWRGFTEWFGSTSIAVTGTVQKAWLANGGLDGTFGKQTKSQVCSKNGRYCVQTFAGGTLASNKTTGIAMPKGAVRTAWVKQKSQKGALGWPAAAVSCRKKDDTCVQRFTGGYVAQGRSTGTRVVSGGIAKAWKASKTRNGALKMPRANAKCTKAGTRCTQKFQGGYATAHSKYGNRAVVGKIATRWAKAKLNKGSLGWPTKNQKCSKVKGGKACYQYFSGGAIASHPRYGTRALTGKIGKAWVKTQKAGKSIGWPTGGRKCTTKKGVKTCTQKFTKGKITYKGKGAAKVVRSKR from the coding sequence GTGAACGAGCACCCCGTCTCGAGCCCGCCCGCCCAAGCGCCTGACCAGGGGAGACGACGCAGGCAGCGCCCGCTCGGCCTGCTCGTCGCGCTCCTCGTGGCCGTCGGCACCGCGATCGTGCCAGGTTCCGGCGCGACCGTCGCCGAGGCGGCGAAGGATCCCAACACGATCACGAAGACGCCGCTCGGGAACTTCGACCCCGGCAACCTCATCACCGACGAGGTCTTCTTCACGGGCTCCGCGCTGTCCGCGGGGCAGGTGCAGGCCTTCCTCAAGAGCAAGGTCGCCAAGTGCGCCGCGACCGACGGCCCCAAGTGCCTCAAGGACTTCACGACGACGACGAAGTCCGTCCCGAAGAACGCCTACTGCAAGGCCTACAAGGGGGCGAAGAACGAGAAGGCGTCGGCGATCATCGCGAAGGTCGGCAAGGCGTGCGGCGTGAGCCCCAAGGTCCTGCTCGTCCTGCTCCAGAAGGAGCAGTCGCTCGTCACGTCGACCGCTCCGACGCAGCGGCAGTACGACTTCGCGACCGGTTTTGCGTGCCCCGACGACGGCGGTTGCAACCCCGAGAACGCGGGCTTCTTCAACCAGGTCTACGGCGCAGCCCGGCAGTTCCAGCGGTATGCCGTCGCGAAGGACGTCTACAGCTGGCGGCCCGCAGGCAAGGTTCACGAGATCCAGTACCACCCGAACACCTCGTGCGGGACGCAGACCGTCCTCATCAAGAACAAGGCGACGGCCGGCCTGTACTACTACACGCCCTACGTCCCCAACGCCGCCGCCCTCAAGGACCTCAACGGCAACGGCGACCTCTCGAACAAGAACACCCCGAACTGCTCCTCGTTCGGCAACCGCAACTTCTGGCGTGGCTTCACCGAGTGGTTCGGCTCGACGAGCATCGCCGTGACGGGCACCGTGCAGAAGGCATGGCTCGCGAACGGGGGCCTGGACGGCACGTTCGGCAAGCAGACGAAGTCGCAGGTCTGCTCGAAGAACGGCCGCTACTGCGTCCAGACGTTCGCCGGCGGCACCCTCGCCTCGAACAAGACCACGGGCATCGCGATGCCCAAGGGCGCAGTCCGCACCGCATGGGTCAAGCAGAAGTCGCAGAAGGGCGCCCTCGGCTGGCCCGCTGCGGCCGTGAGCTGCCGCAAGAAGGACGACACGTGCGTCCAGCGCTTCACCGGCGGCTACGTCGCGCAGGGCAGGTCCACCGGGACGCGCGTCGTCTCCGGCGGTATCGCGAAGGCGTGGAAGGCCTCCAAGACCCGCAACGGCGCGCTCAAGATGCCGCGTGCGAACGCCAAGTGCACCAAGGCCGGGACGCGTTGCACGCAGAAGTTCCAGGGCGGCTACGCGACCGCGCACTCCAAGTACGGCAACCGCGCCGTCGTCGGCAAGATCGCCACGCGCTGGGCGAAGGCCAAGCTGAACAAGGGTTCGCTCGGCTGGCCGACGAAGAACCAGAAGTGCTCGAAGGTCAAGGGCGGCAAGGCGTGCTACCAGTACTTCAGCGGCGGCGCGATCGCCTCGCACCCCCGCTACGGCACGCGCGCGCTGACGGGGAAGATCGGCAAGGCCTGGGTCAAGACGCAGAAGGCCGGCAAGTCGATCGGCTGGCCCACGGGTGGCCGCAAGTGCACCACCAAGAAGGGCGTGAAGACCTGCACCCAGAAGTTCACGAAGGGCAAGATCACGTACAAGGGCAAGGGCGCGGCCAAGGTCGTGCGCTCGAAGCGCTGA
- a CDS encoding Ig-like domain repeat protein, which translates to MLSSTTPARRRTTALLTALVTLGLVGLVPATAQAAVAQTLTVTVTGQPAGTTVQVDLYELNARGSSLSYRSSATTSTAGVVTFATTSGKTYSLRASSTASTYSQFLGGGDWQENATLFTTPNATTATRAFPLLGYSTVTGKVTVPAGTTIDWGEVQSHELSRSASVDSDVWINSSWASIGADGTFTVKTRPNRPVTLSASVDLTDGRTLLTTWLGGKVSNLLSQHDATVFTSAKSGGTVAGKNIALRTFASTLAVKVTGASAATSTYVTARNIGTDYTSSTTLSAGTTAGAITYLAPGTYLVNAENGDKRASTVVTVGSGTKNLSLTLGALGNPPLTYVYTDGTARVGTTITASTKVIGAPTGAKVTTYWTDGNRVIGTGPKLTVPASAHGTPIVVHSTVAAPGHVISHGSAWVGRTSTGNPPRARVAPVVSGTPQVGRTLTVSTGAWDAAGTTVAIQWTRNGAPIAGARSNRYALVGTDAGARIGVTLVATAPRQAAATLQVLTSSNVAKASSRITVKAGKRKATVRVKAAGVPAPTGKVTVRYGKKKVTKTLRAKNKGRVVVKLPRGTHKVKVSYSGSKQVLKTTSKKLKIKVR; encoded by the coding sequence GACCCTCACCGTCACGGTGACGGGCCAGCCCGCCGGGACCACCGTCCAGGTCGACCTGTACGAGCTCAACGCGCGCGGCAGCTCGCTCAGCTACAGGTCGAGCGCGACGACGAGCACGGCAGGCGTCGTCACGTTCGCGACGACGTCGGGCAAGACCTACAGCCTGCGCGCCTCGTCGACGGCCAGCACGTACTCGCAGTTCCTCGGCGGCGGCGACTGGCAGGAGAACGCGACCCTGTTCACGACCCCGAACGCGACGACCGCGACGCGCGCGTTCCCCCTCCTCGGCTACTCGACCGTCACGGGCAAGGTCACCGTGCCCGCCGGCACGACGATCGACTGGGGCGAGGTCCAGTCCCACGAGCTCTCCCGCAGCGCCTCGGTCGACTCGGACGTGTGGATCAACTCGTCCTGGGCCTCGATCGGCGCCGACGGGACGTTCACCGTCAAGACACGACCGAACCGCCCCGTCACGCTGTCCGCCTCCGTCGACCTCACGGACGGCCGCACCCTGCTGACCACCTGGCTCGGCGGCAAGGTCTCCAACCTGCTCAGCCAGCACGACGCGACGGTCTTCACCTCCGCCAAGAGCGGCGGCACCGTGGCCGGCAAGAACATCGCCCTGCGCACCTTCGCGTCCACGCTCGCCGTCAAGGTCACGGGCGCCTCCGCGGCGACGTCCACGTACGTCACCGCGCGCAACATCGGCACCGACTACACGTCGTCGACCACGCTGAGCGCAGGGACAACGGCCGGCGCCATCACGTACCTCGCACCCGGCACCTACCTCGTCAACGCCGAGAACGGTGACAAGCGCGCCTCGACGGTCGTCACCGTCGGGTCCGGCACGAAGAACCTGAGCCTCACGCTCGGCGCCCTGGGCAACCCGCCCCTGACGTACGTCTACACCGACGGCACGGCACGCGTGGGCACGACCATCACCGCGTCGACGAAGGTGATCGGCGCACCGACCGGGGCCAAGGTGACGACCTACTGGACCGACGGCAACCGCGTCATCGGCACCGGCCCGAAGCTCACCGTCCCGGCATCGGCGCACGGGACCCCGATCGTCGTCCACTCGACGGTGGCCGCGCCGGGCCATGTCATCAGCCACGGCAGCGCGTGGGTGGGGCGCACGAGCACGGGCAACCCGCCGCGGGCGCGTGTCGCGCCAGTCGTGTCGGGAACGCCGCAGGTCGGGCGCACCCTGACGGTCAGCACGGGCGCGTGGGACGCGGCCGGGACGACGGTCGCGATCCAGTGGACGCGCAACGGCGCCCCGATCGCCGGGGCGCGGTCGAACCGGTACGCGCTCGTCGGCACCGACGCGGGCGCACGCATCGGCGTGACGCTCGTCGCGACCGCTCCCCGTCAGGCCGCCGCGACCCTCCAGGTGCTGACGTCGAGCAACGTCGCGAAGGCGTCCTCGCGGATCACCGTCAAGGCGGGCAAGCGCAAGGCGACCGTCCGGGTCAAGGCCGCGGGCGTTCCCGCCCCGACCGGCAAGGTCACCGTCCGCTACGGCAAGAAGAAGGTCACCAAGACCCTCCGCGCCAAGAACAAGGGCCGGGTCGTCGTGAAGCTGCCGCGCGGCACCCACAAGGTCAAGGTCAGCTACAGCGGCTCGAAGCAGGTCCTCAAGACCACGTCGAAGAAGCTCAAGATCAAGGTGCGCTGA